The following proteins are co-located in the Besnoitia besnoiti strain Bb-Ger1 chromosome Unknown contig00007, whole genome shotgun sequence genome:
- a CDS encoding phosphorylase family protein (encoded by transcript BESB_072150): MSALEGKNIFLTPDGRTYHLGVKKGDLAQAIVTVGCEQRARFLANKFLTDVTEISSPRQFTTLSGKYIKGGQRVSIVCIGMGAPMMDFFVREASYALDGEPVAIVRIGSCGILDYDTAPGTLMLSEASMYSFRNYCHFDGEAILKKDGEHACNGSHGGKRDSRPYCLTAPVEADEHLTNLIEANLKAKNAAVKRGLNCSGETFFACQGRTFPLWDDENGHLLKDITNLGVVSMEMETHQLFHLLRHRVHGSPDAPRARAAAVMIGVVNRNNPNFTSHVSVEDQLRAIEAAGEAVFDALVSLSSKPAECPVTA, encoded by the exons ATG TCCGCCCTGGAAGGGAAGAACATTTTTCTTACCCCCGATGGTCGCACGTACCATCTAGGCGTAAAGAAGGGGGATCTGGCTCAAGCGATCGTGACTGTCGGATGCGAGCAGCGTGCACGGTTCCTTGCGAATAAGTTCCTCACGGATGTGACGGAGATTTCGTCCCCCCGGCAGTTCACCACATTATCAG GGAAGTACATTAAAGGCGGCCAGCGTGTTTCGATTGTCTGCATCGGCATGGGCGCACCTATGATGGATTTCTTCGTCCGTGAAGCTTCTTATGCTTTGGATGGCGAGCCGGTGGCCATTGTTCGCATTGGAAGCTGCGGGATCCTCGACTACGACACGGCCCCGGGTACTCTAATGCTCAGCGAGGCAAGCATGTACTCCTTTAG AAACTATTGCCATTTCGACGGGGAAGCGATTCTGAAGAAAGACGGTGAGCATGCTTGCAACGGATCTCACGGCGGCAAACGCGACTCACGGCCCTATTGCCTCACTGCGCCTGTCGAGGCGGATGAGCACCTGACAAATCTCATCGAGGCCAACTTGAAGGCGAAAAACGCCGCCGTCAAAAGGGGCCTCAACTGCTCAGGAGAgaccttcttcgcctgccaG GGCCGCACGTTCCCGTTGTGGGATGATGAGAACGGGCATCTTCTGAAAGACATCACGAACTTGGGCGTCGTAAGCATGGAGATGGAGACCCACCAGCTGTTTCATCTCCTGAGACACAGAGTCCACGGCTCCCCGgatgcgcctcgcgcgcgtgcggcagcgGTCATGATTGGCGTTGTCAACCGAAACAACCCGAACTTCACCAGCCACGTTTCG GTTGAGGACCAGCTCCGCGCGATCGAAGCTGCGGGAGAAGCAGTTTTTGACGCCCTTGTGTCCCTCTCCTCCAAGCCTGCTGAATGCCCGGTGACCGCCTAA
- a CDS encoding Dullard family phosphatase domain-containing protein (encoded by transcript BESB_072160) — MDSVSDTKYAPVTASGDLRDPPEAARALIVQADPKTGTDEPADPLAALASSEALTTASLRPKSSMTSPRRFPSPCARSVFRPHIRQDSGGSRSAANTPRTRSPVFDSGNSGAGADRADCALTVAGEYGMDLNHGGWDGQGSFLSSSTPVQSWHGGAKAHNSVLETGRELAGYGFYFGAKEAPYPKDRCDNEDQNDDTGPGERGRGACEGRAGYQTIDTCQTEQGSGCGSFGRRTRFHSNVRRSAESWRRSPESSLAPRNTQSFVKPAALCGCLRYATAWRKSSWLPRNRASGTASRKDGRPRKLRQLRCENIAPFLGPQRDEHKRRTTLVLDLDETLVHSSFRPVSVSAFVITVEVEGTPHNIHVCKRPGVDKFLEVVSRLYEVVIFTASLQTYADPLIDLLDPKGLCPYRLFRSSCSHWKGLWIKDLENLGRDLRRVILVDNSPSAYLLHPWNALPIKSWFFDMEDRELFDLTSILVVMATVEDVPAVLKETVGPSCRERVLQELRLLGEVEDERDEKEWFR; from the exons ATGGACAGCGTTTCGGACACGAAATATGCTCCTGTGACCGCCTCAGGTGACCTGCGTGATCCTCCTGAGGCTGCGCGGGCCCTAATTGTCCAGGCTGATCCGAAAACCGGAACGGACGAGCCGGCTGACCCCCTGGCGGCACTTGCGTCTTCGGAGGCCCTTACCACAGCCTCTCTCAGGCCGAAGTCATCGATGACATCCCCGCGGCGCTTTCCCAGCCCATGTGCCCGGTCGGTTTTCCGCCCACATATTCGACAGGACAGCGGGGGCTCCAGGTCTGCAGCGAATACACCCCGTACAAGGAGTCCTGTATTCGACAGTGGAAACAGTGGAGCTGGCGCTGACAGAGCCGACTGTGCGTTGACGGTGGCCGGAGAATACGGCATGGACCTCAACCACGGTGGCTGGGATGGGCAGggctcttttctctcttcgtcgaCCCCAGTTCAGTCTTGGCACGGAGGCGCCAAAGCCCATAACAGTGTTTTGGAAACTGGACGAGAACTGGCGGGTTATGGATTCTACTTTGGTGCAAAGGAAGCTCCGTACCCGAAAGACCGCTGTGACAACGAGGATCAGAATGACGATACCGGTCCCGGTGAGAGGGGTAGAGGAGCGTGCGAAGGGAGAGCAGGGTATCAGACGATAGACACGTGTCAAACCGAACAAGGATCGGGTTGCGGCAGCTTCGGACGACGCACTCGTTTCCATTCCAACGTGAGACGCAGTGCTGAAAGCTGGAGGCGGTCTCCGGAGTCCAGCCTAGCTCCTCGAAATACGCAGAGCTTCGTCAAACCGGCCGCGCTTTGTGGGTGTCTCCGTTATGCTACGGCATGGAGAAAGTCTAGCTGGCTGCCACGTAACCGGGCCTCAGGAACAGCCAGTCGGAAG GACGGACGGCCTCGAAAACTTCGCCAACTCAGATGCGAAAACATCGCCCCCTTTCTGGGACCTCAGAGAGATGAGCACAAG AGAAGAACCACCCTGGTTTTGGATCTCGATGAAACGCTAGTTCACAGCTCGTTCAGGCCCGTTTCGGTTTCTGCTTTTGTCATTACG GTCGAAGTTGAGGGGACGCCGCATAACATCCACGTCTGCAAGCGTCCCG GTGTCGACAAGTTCCTGGAGGTTGTTTCACGGCTCTACGAGGTTGTCATCTTCACTGCCAGTTTGCAGACG TATGCCGACCCGTTGATCGACCTGCTGGACCCGAAGGGTCTGTGCCCTTACCGTCTTTTTCGCTCCTCCTGCAGTCACTG GAAGGGCCTGTGGATTAAAGACCTCGAGAACCTTGGCCGTGATTTGCGACGGGTTATCCTGGTAGATAACTCGCCGAGCGCATACTTGTTGCATCCGTGGAACGCCCTACCCATCAAAAGCTG GTTCTTCGATATGGAAGACCGCGAGCTATTCGATCTTACGTCAATCCTAGTGGTTATGGCGACG GTTGAGGACGTCCCTGCCGTCCTCAAAGAAACCGTCGGCCCTTCGTGCCGTG AGCGGGTTCTGCAAGAGCTGAGACTCTTAGGAGAGGTGGAGGACGAGAGAGATGAGAAAGAGTGGTTCAGGTGA
- a CDS encoding uncharacterized protein (encoded by transcript BESB_072140) — MSFGGGIQQQLDVPCQKVADWLLCRRQLAENWVQLLKAAHAHVEEAAAQGVGEEKAAEEFLKENRHELNYLKIKELVSILSQSPQSSGVSVLGLSFGSALLRRWRALQRAMERGNLHIVDMSRWFCRHLHDGIPALQRSIQGKQKQISDGGKRKQELLRTAQEAESAHAALCEKYGIPSAAGGHSGSLALSDLEERILLHVNQVLPGRLNQVEDLLVAEGAAMVEVYRRFRAYQRSQNVLERGEKVPAPGPEGSEDGDGFLPMLRFVARRGNAPAAEALRALASSADSRAHEERGNKREAKTEGVGESAAFSIEVEAEGEGAGNREDSHRRPTASAHDSGVEILSVEADGQACAASLFESRLCRRALLDDVAELHAFLYQRLEESDQGGGAGRGKKASGKKAAGSAAGAVTQLTSLPEDLSISESQLDAWLGTCTTVEGLLGGRETLELLQLKQSQAHMAKLVSQFAQARSSAWKPRGAAAQLDKRVAELQTEMKEEQSKLSALKAEARGLRKAIEEALGVVVKGTKVTLVGMQPDKLA, encoded by the exons ccgcacacgcgcacgtggaggaagccgctgcgcaaggcgtcggcgaggagaaggcagcggaggagtTTCTGAAGGAAAACAGACATGAACTCAACTACTTGAAAATCAAGGAGCTCGTGTCGATTCTCTCGCAG TCTCCGCAGTCCTCAGGTGTCTCGGTGCTCGGCCTCTCCTTCggctccgccctcctccggcgatggcgcgcgctgcagcgcgccatGGAGCGCGGCAACCTGCACATCGTTGACATGAGCAG GTGGTTTTGCCGGCATCTGCACGACGGGATTCCGGCCCTGCAGCGCTCCATTCAGGGGAAGCAGAAGCAG ATCTCGGATGGTGGCAAGCGGAAGCAGGAGTTGCTGCGGACGGcccaggaggcggagagtgcgcacgccgcgctgtGTGAGAAGTATGGGATCCCGAGTGCGGCGGGAGGGCATTcaggctctctcgcgctgagCGATTTGGAGGAGCGCATTCTGCTTCACGTGAACCAGGTTTTGCCTGGGCGCCTCAACCAAGTCGAGGACCTCCTCgtggcggagggcgcggcgatgGTTGAGGTCTACAGACGCTTTCGCGCGTACCAGCGCAGCCAGAACGTCCttgagcgcggcgagaaggtgCCTGCGCCGGGGCCTgaaggcagcgaggacggagacggGTTCCTCCCCATGCTGCGGttcgtcgcgcgccgaggcaacgcgccggccgcagaggcgctgcgtgcgctggcctccagcgcagacagccgcgcacacgaggagagaggaaacaaacgcgaggcgaagactgAGGGGGTAggggagagcgccgcgttCTCCATCGAAGTCGAagcggagggcgaaggcgcggggaACCGCGAAGACAGCCACCGCCGTCCGACAGCGTCAGCCCATGATTCCGGCGTGGAGATCCTTTCTGTTGAGGCAGATGGCcaggcgtgcgccgcgagtCTGTTCGAATCGCggctctgccggcgcgctctcctcgacgACGTGGCGGAACTCCACGCGTTTCTCTATCAGCGACTTGAGGAGTCTGaccagggcggcggcgcaggacgcggcaAGAAAGCCAGCGGAAAGAAGGCAGCAGGctcggctgcgggcgccgtcACTCAGCTTACCAGCCTGCCTGAGGATCTCTCCATCTCCGAAAGTCAG CTTGATGCGTGGCTAGGCACGTGTACGACTGTCGAGGGGcttctcggcggccgcgaaacTCTGGAACTCCTTCAGTTGAAGCAGAGCCAAGCCCATATGGCAAA ACTTGTTTCGCAGTTCGcccaggcgcgcagcagcgcgtggaagccccgtggcgccgccgcgcagctggaCAAACGCGTGGCTGAACTCCAGACAGAG ATGAAAGAAGAACAGAGCAAATTGAGCGCGCTCAAGGCGGAGGCCAGAGGGTTGCGGAAAGCGATCGAGGAAGCTCTAGGAGTCGTGGTTAAGGGCACAAAGGTTACTCTCGTAGGCATGCAGCCGGACAAACTCGCGTGA